The DNA sequence CAGCTTAGAGACATCACAAGACATTTCCGAGCATGCGTGTCGCCACACCTACAGGATGCTTCGCACGTCTCACAGTAGCCCTATGACACCATTTCGCTTGACACAGTTTTTTCGTAACGCTCTGAAGACCATCGAACCGGAGAGATGGTTGGTTGAATGAGACTAGCAATGACGATAGGGCAATGATGGAATGAAAAAAAGCTTCGAGAACTATAATTAAACATGAAAGAGCAGTATATCGCTGGAATTCGCCCCCTTCGATTTTAGAGATTTCTCATTACGCCATCGCAGGGAGACCAATTCTGGCGATAGCTGAAATGGGGGGCACTCGTCAGTCAAGGaccaaagaataaaaatggcaatTGTGCAAGAAGCATAAAATATTGGTTCACGTTGAGTGCATGCTGATTTGCATCACCCTGAGGGTGAGAGCGCTGGATTTCCCTTGGCGCTGTGAACACAGGCCAGAAACGCATCTAGGAGTAGTATTCAGCTTACAAAGCACCGCTGTAAACTAAATTAATGTGTTATTTTACCTTCGATTTATGTGCCATATTATGGAAACGGCATTTTAAGGAATGAAAAGAAAGCATTATTCCAAAGTTCTTACCTTCAAAACATAGTCGTCCGGGCTGAGCACAAACTCTCGCTTGTTTAGGTGAAATGTTATCTTGGGTAACGAAGGGAGAGATTGGCAGTCCACGAGATActgtaaacaacaacaaaaattgtcTCATGAAAGCGCATATTTGAGGCCTGTTACATGTAAAATGGTGATtaattcattatgcaagaaaagaggtgaggcgcgcagacaggatacaagagtagagaagtggacaacacgaagggcgttcgtgttgtccagttctctactctcgtgtcctgtctgcacacctcacctttttttaataatgaatccttaccaactagctcaactttctgtcgttctaaggtgATTAATTCACGGGAATGCATGAATGACAGGAAAGAAAGCAGGAAGAGCGTTATAGAATTGGACTGGCAATAATATGTCGTCATTTCCACTCAGTTCCATAGGTAACCAGTGATAGTAGAAGCCCACTTATCAACCAAATGCTGTTGGTTATTCAGAGCAGACACGAAATGAAACTGGAAATAAAGGCAACGATGCGTGAAAACTACAGCCGCAATAGTCCCACAATGATATTTGTTCGTCGAAAAGTACACATTATATTTGCCAAAATTTAGGTTTCCAAGAGCCAAAGAATCTGTCTGTCTCTGTCAACATCTGCCTGGAGGAAAAACCATACAGATGCTGGTACCTGGTGTCCACAAATATTACTTGGACAAACCGCTCAGTAAGACGGGGGCGGGACCAAGCGCAACTGGCCTTACATTTTTGCAACCGCCGATTGCCCTGCTCGTTCACAGTCATCGTGCTAGGCGTGTCGTCGTCATCTTTTTGGTCGGATCACTGTGGCACCAAGTGGCGCGCTTAGTGCCCCCCTTCTAGCGAAGAAGCCGTGAGTGCGGGACGAATGGCGAAGAGCGGATGGTGGTGGTGCGAAAGGCACGTGGCTAGTAGGACTGGCCCGGTCGGTAGGGAATGTGACAGCAGAAGATGCTAGACCGTCAGAGCCAAAGTAGACAAGCTACAGACGGTCGACGGAAACCGTATGTTCTCGGCCGTTGATGAGCAAGTGAAAGCATTTAGGTGCACGCTTGAGTACGTTGAACGGACCATCATACGGGGGCCATAAGCCAGGACGTACAGCATCGTGGCCCGCAAAGACGTGCGTGCTGTTCTGAATGTCAGGATTGACGTATACATGACGGGAAGAACGGGAAGGGAGAGTAACGACAGTACGCATAGCGTTGCACATAAGGTAGGCATTGTCGGAAACGGCAGCACAACAGGTACGGTGGGGGAGTCGTCCAAGAATTCGCCGGGGACTCGAGGAGTGGTGCCAAACGTAAGCTCGGCGGCGCTGGAGGAAGAGTCAATGCGAAGAGCGGTGCGGATGCTAAGCATAACGAAAGGAAGGTAGTCGATTCACGATGAAGGAAAAGTCGAAGCCATGAGTGAAGCCTTCAGTTGGCGATAAAATGTTCGATGATCCCTTTCATTTGATATCGGGTGATAAGCGGCTGTCTTGATGTGATTGAGCCCGAGGAGCCTAGATAGATTGGCGAACAAAGTTGAATCAAATTGACGACCACAGTTAGTCGTAACGGTggaaggcacaccgtagtggccaATCCCGAGTGTGGCGAGTGCTCGAGCTATCGGCATTGCCGTTATGTCCAGGAGGGGCATCGCTTCAGGCCATCTGGCGAACCTGTCAATGCAGGTTAATGGGTAGCGATGGTTCCCGCAGACAGGAAGGGGGCCGGCAATATTAACGTGCAGATGGCTGGGAATGTGCCAAGAGGGGTCGCAGTGCGGCAATGCACTTTAGGCACGCGCGTCACCAGTGATGAACGTCGACGTTGATACTAGGCCAGATATAACACGAAGTGACGAGTCGCTGTGTTGCGCGAATGCGAGGGTGAGCGAAAGGACGTCCAGTCTACGTATCACAAACGAGGGGCACTTCGCATTCAGGGAGCAAGACATCTCCAAACACCAGAGAGGTGCCGCTTCTgcgaagcagctggagctcgaAATCCATACCTTGGGCCGCACCCATGGTCGTGAAGTCGATGACTGGTCGTCTGAAACTCGTTAGGATAAATGGCGGCCGAGAAAGTGCATCGGCAACGGCGTTTGGTTATCCGCTGACGTGACAAATATCGCTGCCATATTCAGAAGTGTAGGCGACCTGTCTGATTTTGTAGGGAGCGTTGAACATCGCGAACAAGCGCCGCAGCATTAGGCAGAAGCACTCCAAAGACATGGTCGAACATGTTCAACATGCATGCGAACTGAAGCGGTGACGACGGAACAAGCATTCGATTGTAATGAACCAAAGTTCCAAGTCCGACGACAAGAACTCGCAGAGCTTCAGAGCGGATACCTCAGGCTCGCAGGTTGGTGGCACTCATGGCGGCACTTGGCTGGAGGAATCCGAGGCTCTGGGTTACTGGATAGAAGGCGGATGGCGAAGACAGCGGGGCTGGAGCTCCTCACGGTGGTAGGCCCAGCGAAGCGGCTGAGGCAAGGGAAGGGCAGGAGCTGAAAGCGATGGCTGGAAGTTTGGAGTCCCCAATTTGTGGGCGAGTAAAAACCAGACAGACGTTTGTACCTGGTGCCCATGAATGATACTTCAACTGTGCCCGCTGAAACAGGCGTGAACAGGACGAAGCACCGCTGCCCTTCGTTCTTGTAACCGGcgattccactgctcgcgcacaATCAGCGTGTTGGGCGTGTCGTCGTCGTATTTTTGGTCGGATCGCTGTGGCACGTAGTCGCGCGCTACaggtggctttttttttcaaccgTCATCTTGTTCGAATGACCATGTGGATCTTGGTCACAAAAAAGGAGCGGGAAACTGTAATGCAGTAATGCTGTTGAATTTTAATTATTGGCGATTTCTTGACGTCCAGTTAAATCTATGTAACCCAGCGTTTGTGTATTCTGGCCTCACTGGAATGCGGATGTTCCGCATGGTAAACGTGCGCGCTGCTCTGGTTACATTAATATCATTGCGTTACAATGTGTATCTGAGTTCGCACACAAGAAAGTGCCCTACGCACGAGAAGTCAACTACAAAGTTTACCTTCAGCAACTACTCTGTTATGGGtcaaagttatttttcttttgttatttcttgCCCTCTGAGTGAAGCTTCTTCTGCATCACCCCATAGCGTATGCCAAAGACAGTGGAAGTTTTCGAAGTTGCATCCCTTCGAAAGGGgcttattagaaaaaaaaatatatagatcGGAGGCAtggtgagaatcgatgtaagatAAGTGATCTGCGCTCTTTGCGTTTATTTCTGACCTTTTGCGGTGATAGTGACGGCATGCGACCGCCGTGAGTTTATATTATATGTTACCTTGACtacaccacttgtgtttgtctgcgtagtacacagaacacacagcgcgTTCTGTGTACGCTGTGTGAGCAATACGTGTTTGTTCAAGGCGTTGCTGAGCACCATTATTGGTGAGGAAGCTAGCACGGCGCATCGAATCGTAGCTGAAATGTTGGCTTTATGGATGGCCGCTTGCATATTGTCATCTGGACACTGCGGTGTTATAATGCGGCCTTGCGTCTGCACATCCTACGCCAGTTGTCCGTATAGGCAaacttgcatggtgtttatttttgagaaatagccGGAGTGAGGCGTATTATACTTTGAACATAATTTATTTCACTCATGTTTAGAAGTGGTAATAGGACCTCgaacttgctgtgctttctgaCCGTGCTTTTCTTCTCTCGTGTTCCTCCCATGTATACAAACTGCTATGAGCGAAGAGGGGTAATGTGGCCATTCGCCCTTTTAGTGACGGCTTTGCTTCTATCAATTCCCTGTATCGTCTGtttcatatctatctatctatctatctatctatctatctatctatctatctatctatctatctatctatctatctatctatctatctatctatctatctatctatctatctatctatctatctatctatctatctatctatctatctatctatctatctatctatctatccatccatccatccatccatccatccatccattcatccatccatccatccatccatccatcctcttatGCTGGTATAGTGTCCCAAGTTGTCTCCCAGCATAGGCCACTGGTTATGTACTCATGGTCTTGATGCGACCAtcgtcgttccgtcgtcgtcattctagcttcgtgACCTTTGTCTCGTCAGGCCGTCGTCGACACGCCTTCTACGCTGACCCAATGATAGAGAAGTCTAATTGCTTAGGTATGTGTTGGTGGAGGTGATGCCATCGAGGtcgttgcattgtcgtcattccggTTTTGCCATCCTACTCTCattattccatcgtcgtcacgccatgcGCGTGATACCGTAGTTACGCATTCGTCAGACCgccgtcgtgatgccatcgtggtcgtttcatagtcgtcactccagcttcgtcatccgactctcgtcatgtcgCCGTATTCTCGCCATCGTCGTTAAGCAGGCTTCCTAATACACTGGTTGTCCCGCCATTGTCAGCATACACTCATCGTCATCCTGTTGTCCTCATAGCGCTGTCCAGCCATCACCGTCATTGTGCGATCGTCATAGTcttcgtcatgcattcgttgtcatatcaTTGCTTTAATTGCTTCGCGGCCGTTTCATTGTCGTCATTTCAACTTTCTCACCCAACTATCGTGGTGCTGTCTTCGCCACGCAGCCGTTGCCATAtgattgtcgtcatgccgtcgtcttaGCACTGACGTTTTACCTTCGTCGTTCCATGGACGCTAATCTTTTGTCATTCTATCATAATTATGCTATCGTCATTTAACCAGGAATATGCGTCCGTTctatgccattgtcgtcattgagTCGCCGTCTATAGCCGTTATCATGGATTTGTTGCCAtaaaatcgtcgtcatgccgtggtagtgtgccatcgttgtcattccacctacgtcatccgactctcgtcatgctgttgtcGGCACGCCATCGTTGTCACAGAGGCTTTGTGGTACGGTCGCTGGGCTGTTTCGTGCGAGTACAAAGTTCAGCGCTGGCACCTTTTTCAATGCTGTTGCGAAGGGCTCACGCGCAATTACTGCCGTAAAGAGGCCATTTTGTCGACCGCCAGGGAGTTCCAGAGGTCATTGTGGGGGCTTTGGTGACGCCCAAGGAACTCTTGTTGTACATGCGTCGTAGAGCCCTCTCCCGCGCCCCTGCCGTGTACATACAATGTACATGCTGTAAACCGCGCCACAATGAGGCGCGCCagacagcatcagcagcagcagttgaTAAGTAGAAACATgagacaaagaaagcttggaTTTAAAACGGTCACCTGTCCTGGTGAGGCTTCCTTAGCCCCTAGGAGTTTGTTAATCTTCTTGACGTCTTCCGAGGGAGCGACGAGCATTGATGTGCCAGTGTCGGCGACTGCTTGGCAGCCCCCCTCGCAGAAGGTGGCCTTGTCAGCCACACTCACTCTGGGGAGAAGAAAGAGAAATCAACTATTTAAAAAGCATAATATAATTTGTAGTTTAGTAAGCTGCATACGTTAATCTCTGTAGCTATAATATCAGACTACCGGACAaacaaatttggaggacgcttaagattcgcctttaagagtggaacgcgatagcactcaaagatccctggctgcttttcacgcttcccgacaattgGAGCGGATGTAACAGTAATGTTtaacgggaaacgctggccgcgaacgcaaTGGATGGTGGCGGGGtttctcgtagaaacgcggcctctttcgtgggctgcgatgcggcggaggcgagcgccagctagAGGACAAGGTCGGCAATgatcggccagcagcatgcatttgcaccgtcatgcgataaagCCGCATACTCAGACAACTACACCAGGCATAAGGCCCTGTCGAGGGCTagcctcgctgcagccgaccttgatCATCCATCgcatgcttgagagcagcacaataacagtgtcACGtgctatttttttcatatttcgcaggctttctttagAACACGGAAGAAAGGATCACGTGAGATATCTCGTGTTGGAAACACTTATTCAgaggtttctgaaggtgctcttcaactttgcgtatcacacttgggatctgcagccaatactttaaaagttcaataattaaacataactaatgaGTTAGATAAGGGGAAAATCAAAAATAGCCTGTGTAACTCTAGGCCGGTACGAACATTATGCATTTGGTTCAACTCGCGTTCGGAGTGCCTTTCATGTTTAAAATTTTGGCTGAAGTCATGCGGGACAACCTGTATATCCTCCGCGCGGCGTCGAAAGTGTTTGTAttgcattccttgctttctgttagcgCTAAGAGCATTTTTATAAATGAGCAGCATGGCCCTATATCAGGGTGGTTGAGAGAAACGAACTTGGTCAAACTTATGATCCATGCTTCCAGCCTGGTACATAGTAGGGACCAGTTAGACACTCTATACTTCGACTTAAGTAAAGCATTTGATGTGTTGTAAGGTAAGGCCAAGGTGAAATAATATGACGTAAGTTTTCGAATACCTCGCTACCCGCCTTTGAAACAGCATACTATAATTCAGTAACCTATGCTAATATTTTGTCTGACGTCATGTGCCACGATCAAATAAATCCCTCAAAGTGTTCCCAAGCTCAAACATTGCACATTGGCTTCCATAAGCGCGTTAGTTCGGAATCGTAGATTTATGAGCGGGTTAAGAAAGTTTAGATAGATTCTTATAAatatatttatgtattttaaaTTGCTGCAGGTTCTCCTCGGGTCAATGCAGGAGTGCATACAGCATTGAATGATATACCACCcagaaaaataaattgaaaagaTATGTTTACCTGAAAACAAAGAACATATGCTCGCGACACAGCTTACTCTGGAGAAGGGAAGCGTTTGTACAACAGAAAATGATAAAGGGTTACAATGTGCATGAAGCCTTGTATAGTACAATACGAAAAAAGACGTGCAGCCTCTTTAGCATTTAAATTAGTAATATTAAATGCTGGTAATGACTATATCGACAGAGGCAGTCTACAACATCGGGAGGCAGCATGTTCCAAGGGAAAATGGAGTGTAGAAAGAAGAAGCATTTGTGAGTGTTATCATCACCGGGATGTTGGCGTATTGTTTTTTTCGTGACTCGTTCGGTTTCGATGTCTGAATGGCTCATGAGTGTAATTTGTCGGCGGTATTTTATAGGAGCCATGATTAATTACACGTAATAACTTTAGTCTAGAAAATATTATACGTTGAACCAGTGCTTGAATATCCGTTTTGATGCGGTGCCTCGTAACGTTTGTTTGACGCGAATATTCAAAATATATGAATATCAATGCTAGCTTCTACATCGCACTCTAGCACACTCTAATGCGCGCTTAGCGCGCTCTAGAACAGGTCTTATGAGTGTTCTGTGCGCATTCAATTTAACACTGAGGGGTGTGTTTCGAAGTCGTCTTCTCAGGAAATGCAGTTTCCCTCGGTCCTTGTCAGAGAAAATATTCATATGGGGTTCCCACTTTAGTTTCTCTTTGACGGCGCCCCCGATATGTGTGAATTCAGCGCACTTTCTCAGCGGAAAATCGTCTACGGTGTGCGCACACTGAAACGGATCTTTCTTGAGAGGGAATTAGATGCCGTTGGTTTAAATGAGTAAGCATTCTAGTTACTTCCCTCGGACGTCTGTCTGTAACTCGTGACACGATGCACGCCATAGGTATACATGGGGTCCTACTGGGGTACACATGAGAATGCCGTATGACTACGTATGGCTACTGAGATTTATGggtattactatatatatatatatatatatatatgtatgtatgtatgagcgATTGCAAACTTTGCTGATGACCTATCTGACGGATCTAATTTTTGAGTTTCAGCAGGAAATTTTTCCTGCATTCAGTTTCATACTCGATCATTGGCTCAAATTTTGTGTAGAAGCTAATCGATCGTTTACCTCCACTTGATCCACTCTGGTACTTATTGTTGAGTACACAACGCAATCATTGGCGAATTAGCGTATTTGAACACACGGATGACGGGAGACATGAATATCATTGGCGTAGACTAGGAACAGAAGAAGCGCCAGCACTGAGCCCTGCGGTACACCATCAAAAAAAGAACGTTAACGTAATGAGACATACAGTCGTTCAAACTAAGTGCTGCTTTCCGTTGTCGAGGTAATTGTTTATCCATGAGACGGAGCTCTCGTACCACTGACAGTATAATTATTAGGTCCGCATGGAGAAGGACATCAATAATAATtcagaaataaatgaaaatttcaTCTATTTTGCTTTTGTTACTTACTACGTTACCCATTTTATTAATTATTTCAGCTAATTCAGGTATTGCCCCTTCAGTCACGGTGGCCACATTTGTGGACGCGACCAGTTTTCGCCCTTTCTGTGCAGTGGTAACAAGGAATAGAGCACAAACATTTAGGTTAGGGTAAATTGAACATTCTCCCAACCAAAATTACTGCCAAGTTACTTCTGGGTGTATGTATTGTTACAGACcaccgctttggtgaaggcactaccgtgTTTTACGTGATGTGTGACGTTGTTCATGTCGGTAGCAACCTcgaaatatttgtttttttattttttgaaatgcTTGCCGCCAATAAATAACTTGTGCATGAAATTACAGCGGGTGATTCAACCCTTTccatgaagaaacgtagcatgactgaccTCACAATATTAAGATATTTATTTACTCTGTAATGATAAAATGCACAACGAGTCATTCTACCtcgaaaaaaaaaggtagaaaaaAGGTAGAAAAGTGGAGTAGCAAGGACCCTGGCGTAAAATTATCTGTGTCTCACACAAGTACCAACAGCGCATCATATTCGTGTCTGAAGGGGATAGCATATAAATAGGAAAGGAAGGCATACTGCCAGCTGTAAATAAGAGAGTGGAGTGGCGTAATTTCTCGAGTAAAATGAGCAAGAAGTTCAACTGTAATTTAACCGGAAGTCCAGCTGCTGAGCGTTATTACAAACCAAGATTTCTGCGTTAAATTATGTATCTTCTCATTGGCTTGTAGTAATTTCATTCGTACGCGACTACAGACAGAACTAAATCCAAATCTTTTATTCTGGACGCGAACTGCTGCTTCCGTttgaatattgaagaaaaaaaagaagcgtagtCCCGCTGATGTTTGACACTACACTGAAGAGGAAGGATACTGCTGAGTGTTACAACTGAAGAGGTGCAGCCCTTTGCGCAATGTTATTTTTCGAGAACAAACTCTTCAAATAGTGATTACCAGACCATTACATATTCCCTAACAAGTAGTCAATTACTTGTCGTTTTTGCTAGAATGCGCCCAGTATAACATCTGCCAAGGGTGGGATCAGACAGTGGTCAAAGTACATTACCCATAGTGTCGCGTGTTTATCTAGAGGGACAAGTGTTTAGAAACCTCTTTCACCACTGCCGTAATGCTACCTTCTCGACTCCTCTCGTGTGGCAGACGCATGGATTGGCGAGTGGACCGTCCACTCCGTTGATACATGCAAGCTTAAAAGCTCTATGCATTGTTGGCCCCGATTCCGAAACTTGGCGGACACCAAGTAGGCTGGACGTGATCTGCACGTGATTCTCGACCCAGCTACGACGTGAACCAGCTCACTGCGACGGCATGCTGAGGTATTCGATCAGCTGCTGCGCACTTCTGTCTTAAGCCGCGGCCTGTCACCAACAGATCTGCTTTGCGAGGCAAGGGGCTCGTATAGGCAGTAAACTCGTTGCATAAAGGCCAATGTACGGTGCAGATAACGTTGCGCGACTAGTGATTCCGGCGCTCTTCGTGTCAACATTTCCGGAATCATAGTGCGATAAGGTAGACGTATATCAATGATTAAATGTCAACAACAGATTAAGCTTATTAAATCGTCCATGTTACTTAGCCTGCCGCAGCGGGTTTCTTCAGTACTCAATAAACATGGTTCCAAGAACCTAGCGAGTAATGGTTAATTAACCGATTTCAGTTAACAAAATGGTTATTACAGCTACTTTTTTATTTATCGTTCACCGCACGAAAGGTAAGAGGAGCGAGGAAAACATCTTGCGACCTATAAATATTTATAATCTATTTGTTTTTCTAATGAAATCAATCTGCTACAAAGTGAGCGTCTTCGGTTATAACGAAACACGAATTTGCCCATATCTGATCACTGATATAAACCAATTTTACGTGTATGTTACTTCACACTTTTTTGTTCCTCCAGaagtaagaaacaaaacaaatagaTGGCGCCAGTGTTAATCAACCCCCTAGTTTTTAAGGTATGAGCTGATAAACTGCTGGCGTAATATATAATAAATGCGGTGGCTGGCGCCAAAACGCCAGTATTCAATGAGATATTCAGATTCGCGTTTCTTGCACCAGTCTTTTTTTACATGTTGCCTACGGTGTCACTATACACCCAAAGGTGCAAATTGCCCGTAAAGCGATGATAAGCGGGAGTATAGGCTATCGCTAAGCGTTGTGCATAGGCACATGGAGAAATCACTTCGATTCACTTCATCACTTCGAATCACTTCACCATGGGAGGACTCGCTACCTGGTATGAATTTAACTCCGCAGTGTGTTCTCCCCTACGCTTTACGGTCGTAACTTAGGCTACGCATCATCGAAACTTAGGAAGCCATTGGCTCACCCGTCCATGTTGAACTGCCAGTAACCCTTCTTCGTCACTGGTAGATAGGTGATGTCTCCCTTGTAGTGCGCCTCGTCAATACCTCCGAACACTACTTCACCTCCATTGGGGTCTGCGACGTTGCGGTCCAGATAGAAGGCAAACACGGGCTTCTCGGCTACGCCTTGCTCCAGCATGCTGTCGAATACGGGCTGTACACCGAGAACTGCGGCCTGTGGGTAGCCCAGGCCCAAGACGCCGTCGAACTTTGCAACGACGAAGCTTTCGCTGTCCTCGTCTGTAATTTCGGCGAACGTCTGGCCCTTGACGCCAACTTTGCCCAAGCTGAAGGTGTCCGAGCTCAATTCGCCCTTCACGCTACCGCTCCCGTACTCGATCTCGAAGTGGGTTCCGTTCTTGACGTATGTGCTCGACTCATTGCTGTAATACTTGTGGTGCACACCTGGGTACATGAAGACAGGAACGAAGCAAGTCGCAGGGCATCGAAATCAGACCACTGAGCCACTATGATTAGTTCTTGAGCAAGGATCAAAGGTGTGGTTGGTTTTGCAGAGAAGTTGAAGGGGCACAGTTAGGAGGCCACCAGCGACTTCTTATGGGCTGTCAATTACTCTTGTAGTTGACTCTCATTGCTGTTCACAGTCACACATTTTCTTTGTTCGGACTACGTTTGGATTCGTTGAATGAACTTGTATTTGTGGCCCTCTTGCGGGTCTTCCCTAAAAGTTTAGCTAAGAGGTTCAGTTGCTGCGCAACAGCTGCGCTTTCTAATTCGCCGCGCACTATGTGGTTTAGTCCctcgtaaatatatatatatatatatatatcaagggcTCTGACTCGAACGTTGAAGTGTTCGTAAAGTTTAGCACATCCGCGAATTACTTTCAATGGCTTTTATTTATGTTTAATATGTTGAGCTGCTCATGCCGTGTGTTTAAGCGAACACTTTGAAATTTGTTTTAAACGTTGCCTGTgccaggtagcacaattctagttcaagagctggtctactcgaagaagcCGACATTACATGACAAAAGATTGAaacgcataatcgactaattaacaaaaaatactaATTCAGTTCTTAACTTATTTACTTATGGCCCGTATTGTAATTTATAAGTTCCAGCCATGGAGTTCACAAGGcagttggaacgaattctcaggatgacaccagtatCGGGAtactaattcccgaactttgcggagaaatgcattggcgttcaatTTACTTTCTTATGAAAACGTCGTTTTGTGCATTGATGCACACGAATAAcgggaacaccaatgcatt is a window from the Dermacentor variabilis isolate Ectoservices chromosome 3, ASM5094787v1, whole genome shotgun sequence genome containing:
- the LOC142576537 gene encoding cathepsin D-like, with protein sequence MIRRLPTLALCAVLLGAASALIRVPLHKMKSIREQYRELGWPLNVSRDWSINDANGPIPEPLKNYLDVQYYGNITLGSPPQVFAVLFDTGSSNLWVPSSKCPASTAACRVHHKYYSNESSTYVKNGTHFEIEYGSGSVKGELSSDTFSLGKVGVKGQTFAEITDEDSESFVVAKFDGVLGLGYPQAAVLGVQPVFDSMLEQGVAEKPVFAFYLDRNVADPNGGEVVFGGIDEAHYKGDITYLPVTKKGYWQFNMDGVSVADKATFCEGGCQAVADTGTSMLVAPSEDVKKINKLLGAKEASPGQYLVDCQSLPSLPKITFHLNKREFVLSPDDYVLKVTQEGTTFCLSGFIPMDFPPEMGPLWILGDMFIGRYYTIFDRGNDRVGFAEAR